From one Streptomyces spiramyceticus genomic stretch:
- a CDS encoding DsbA family protein: MTSSSRTRSKSVAIAAGVAAAAILLGVVSYTSTKPAQAPATPAADVSADPQTGVYAELAKLARREAKDPLALGRADAPVVLIEYADFRCGYCGKFARDTEPALVKKYVDAGTLRIEWRNFPIFGKDSEAAARGSWAAGQQGRFWQFHAAAYADGAKEKGFGDDRLKALAEQAGVKDITRFTRDAGSEAAAQAVLKDQEEAYELGATSTPSFLVNGRPIAGAQPAATFTEAIETAAKAAKAEQAERSAKTEKAAK; this comes from the coding sequence ATGACCTCCTCCTCCCGTACCCGCTCCAAGTCCGTCGCCATAGCCGCGGGCGTCGCAGCCGCCGCGATCCTCCTCGGTGTCGTCTCGTACACCTCCACCAAGCCGGCGCAGGCCCCGGCAACCCCCGCCGCCGACGTCTCGGCCGACCCGCAGACCGGCGTCTACGCCGAGCTCGCGAAGCTCGCCCGGCGCGAGGCCAAGGACCCCCTCGCCCTGGGCCGGGCCGACGCGCCTGTCGTGCTCATCGAGTACGCCGACTTCAGGTGCGGCTATTGCGGGAAGTTCGCCCGCGACACCGAGCCCGCCCTCGTGAAGAAGTACGTCGACGCCGGGACCCTCCGCATCGAGTGGCGCAACTTCCCCATCTTCGGCAAGGACTCCGAGGCGGCCGCCCGAGGCTCCTGGGCGGCCGGGCAGCAGGGCCGCTTCTGGCAGTTCCACGCGGCGGCGTACGCCGACGGCGCGAAGGAGAAGGGCTTCGGGGACGACCGGCTCAAGGCGCTCGCCGAGCAGGCCGGTGTGAAGGACATCACCCGTTTCACACGCGACGCCGGCAGTGAAGCCGCCGCGCAGGCCGTGCTGAAGGACCAGGAGGAGGCGTACGAGCTGGGTGCCACCTCCACACCGTCCTTCCTCGTCAACGGCAGGCCGATCGCCGGCGCCCAGCCCGCAGCGACCTTCACCGAGGCGATCGAGACGGCGGCGAAGGCAGCGAAGGCGGAGCAGGCAGAGAGGTCGGCCAAGACGGAGAAGGCAGCGAAGTGA
- a CDS encoding cytochrome c biogenesis CcdA family protein has product MSSDIGYLAAFLGGLLALLSPCSALLLPAFFAYSIDSTSRLMARTGIFYAGLATTLVPLGAAGSYAGRLFYGHRDQLVLAGGWLIIALGLAQILGMGFASRRIAALSGRIRPTTAVSVYALGAVYGLAGFCAGPILGSVLTVAAVSGTPVYGGLLLAVYALGMAVPLFLLALLWERFELGNRQWLRGRAFRLGRFELHTTSLLSGLFFVALGTLFLAFDGTTALPGLLDADDSFAVEEWVSGLGEAVPDAVLLTGVVTLVALALSLRTWRRTRREAAEGREG; this is encoded by the coding sequence GTGAGCTCCGACATCGGCTACCTCGCCGCCTTCCTCGGCGGCCTCCTCGCCCTGCTCAGCCCGTGCAGCGCACTCCTGCTCCCGGCCTTCTTCGCGTACTCGATCGACTCGACGTCACGCCTCATGGCCAGGACCGGGATCTTCTACGCCGGACTGGCGACCACCCTCGTGCCGCTGGGCGCGGCCGGCTCGTACGCCGGGCGGCTCTTCTACGGGCACCGCGACCAGCTGGTCCTCGCCGGCGGCTGGCTGATCATCGCGCTGGGCCTCGCGCAGATCCTCGGCATGGGCTTCGCGTCGCGCCGTATCGCCGCCCTGTCCGGCCGTATCCGGCCCACGACGGCGGTTTCGGTGTACGCACTGGGCGCGGTCTACGGCCTGGCGGGCTTCTGTGCGGGCCCGATCCTCGGCAGCGTCCTCACGGTGGCTGCGGTCAGCGGCACCCCGGTGTACGGCGGACTGCTGCTGGCCGTCTACGCGTTGGGCATGGCCGTACCACTGTTCCTGCTTGCACTGCTGTGGGAGCGCTTCGAACTGGGTAACCGGCAGTGGCTGCGAGGGCGGGCGTTCCGGCTCGGCCGCTTCGAACTGCACACCACCTCGCTGCTGTCCGGGCTCTTCTTCGTTGCGCTGGGCACGCTCTTCCTCGCATTCGACGGAACGACGGCCCTGCCCGGACTGCTGGACGCGGACGACTCGTTCGCGGTGGAGGAATGGGTCAGCGGCCTCGGCGAGGCGGTCCCGGACGCGGTACTGCTGACCGG